From Cricetulus griseus strain 17A/GY chromosome 1 unlocalized genomic scaffold, alternate assembly CriGri-PICRH-1.0 chr1_0, whole genome shotgun sequence, a single genomic window includes:
- the LOC100756722 gene encoding reactive oxygen species modulator 1 produces the protein MPGAVGPYGQSQPSCFDRVKMGFVMGCTVGMAAGALFGTFSCLRIGMRDRELMGGIGKTMMQSGGTFGTFMAIGMGIRC, from the coding sequence ATGCCGGGGGCCGTGGGTCCCTACGGGCAGTCCCAGCCCAGTTGCTTCGACCGTGTGAAGATGGGCTTTGTCATGGGTTGCACCGTGGGCATGGCGGCCGGGGCACTGTTCGGCACCTTCTCCTGTCTCAGGATCGGAATGAGGGATCGGGAGCTGATGGGTGGCATTGGTAAAACCATGATGCAGAGTGGCGGAACCTTTGGTACATTCATGGCCATCGGAATGGGCATACGATGCTAA